The window GGCTGAAATGATGCCGACAACGCCCAGCGGGTGCCAGCTTTCCATCATCCGGTGTCCGGGGCGTTCACTGGCAATTGTCAATCCGTAGAGCTGCCGAGACAGACCCACGGCGAAATCGCATATATCTATCATTTCCTGGACTTCTCCGAGTCCTTCGGAAATCGGCTTTCCACATTCCAGCGTTACAAGCTGCGCCAAGGGTTCCTTGTGTTCACGAAGCAATTGTCCAAATACCCTGACAAGCTCGCCCCGACGCGGCGCCGGAACCTTGCGCCAGTGCAGAAAGGCACTCCTGGCCAATTCAATCATTGCGGCAGCTTCTTTGAGGGTCGTCCCGACCACTGAACCGGCAGTACGACCGTCAATCGGGCTCACAATGGGTAAATCACCACCCAGAGAGAAGCTGAAAATTCGCGCGAGATCTTCGATGTCTTCGGCAGGACTTTTCACTTTTCTTCCGCACCTTTTTCAGCCGGACGAGCTCTGGCCATGGCCGCCGCCGCTTCATCCTTTTTGGCGCCTTCCTCGATTTGCTTGATCAGCTGGTCGGTTGTGGCATTGGCTGCCTTTTCGAGCGATTCCGCCTGATTTTCTATCGCTGCCTCATTGGATTCCTGAACCTGACTTCCGCATGCAGAGAGCAGTATGCACAAGACAAACAGGGGCGGCATCCTATTGAGGCCGGCAAGGCGTCCGAAGTTTGAATACTGGTCAAGGCTCACTTTTTCCATTCCTGCTGGCTAACGCCTTGGCGGGCGTTTGCCAATGCCATGGCACTTCGCTAGTGAGCCGCCAAATCCACTATTCCTCGTCCTGAAAGACCGACCAATGGCCGTCCAATACTCCTATGTCATGAAAGGCCTGACCAAGACCTTCCCCGGCGCGCCCAAGCCAGTGCTCAACAATATCCACCTGCAGTTCTTGCCGGGCACCAAGATCGCGATCATTGGTGTCAATGGCGCGGGCAAGTCCACCCTCATGAAAATCATGGCGGGGATCGACAAGGACTATTCAGGCGAGGCTTGGGCAGGTGAGGGTATTCGTGTCGGCTACCTGGCGCAGGAACCACAATTGGATCCGAGCAAGACGGTCAAGGAAAACGTCATGGACGGCGTGCGCGAAGTCGCCGACATGATGGATCGCTTCAACGAAATTTCGATGATCATGGGTGATCCGCCTGAGGATGCGGATTTTGACGCCTTGATGGAAGAAATGGGCACTCTTCAGGAAAAGATCGATGCAGTAGACGGGTGGACGCTCGACAACCAGCTCGAGATCGCGATGGAAGCCTTGCGTTGCCCACCCGGCGAGGCTGGAGTGGAAAATCTTTCTGGCGGTGAGCGCCGCCGTGTGGCCCTGTGCAGGCTGCTCTTGGAAAAGCCGGAAATTCTGCTTCTCGATGAACCGACCAACCATCTTGATGCTGAAAGCGTGCAATGGCTTGAAAAGCATCTGATCGACTATGCGGGTAACGTCATCCTCGTCACCCATGATCGCTACTTTCTCGACAATGTCGTGGGCTGGGTCCTTGAAATCGATCGAGGCCGAGGCATCCCGTTTGAAGGCAATTATTCGGCTTGGCTTGAAGCGCAGGGCAAGCGCCTTGAACAGGAAGATCGCGAGGATCAGAGTCGACAAAAGGCAATTCAGGAAGAACTCAAGTGGATTCGGCAATCGCCCAAGGCTCGGCAAACTAAATCAAAAGCTCGTATTCGGGCATTCGATGAACTCGTGGAACGACAGGCGGATCGCCGACCTGGCGCTGCGCAAATCCTGATCCAGATTCCGGAACGGCTTGGTGGAAAGGTCATCGAAGCGAAGAATCTCACCAAGGCTTATGGTGATAAGCTCTTGTTCGAAGACCTGAGCTTCACTTTGCCTCCGGGCGGCATTGTAGGTGTGATCGGTCCAAACGGGGCGGGCAAATCGACTCTTTTCAAACTTATCACCGGCCAGGAACAACCCGACGGCGGCACAATCGATATCGGAGAAACAGTGCGTTTGGGCTACGTCGACCAATCGCGTGACGCCCTGGACCCGAAAAAGAACGTCTGGGAGGAAGTCTCCGGCGGTAACGAGCGTTTCTACTTCGGCAAGCACGAAGTGAACACCCGTGCCTATGTCGGTGCATTCAATTTCAAGGGCACCGATCAGCAAAAGAAAGTCGGTCAGCTTTCGGGCGGTGAACGCAATCGTGTCCATATGGCCAAGATGCTGGCGGCTGGTGGCAATGTCCTTTTGCTCGACGAACCCACCAATGACCTCGACGTCGAAACGCTACGTGCCCTGGAAGAGGCATTGGAAGAATTCGCCGGGTGCGCAGTTGTGATCAGCCATGATCGCTTCTTCCTCGACCGTCTTGCAACGCACATTCTTGCGTTTGAAGGGGACAGCCATGTCGAATGGTTCGAAGGAAATTTTGACAGCTATGAGGAAGACAAGCGGCGCAGACTGGGCGACGCCGCGGATCGACCGACAAGACTGGCTTACAAGAAGCTGACTCGCTAGCGCCCAAGCGTGACGGTCGTTTGAGGCGGTTCTGGGTGCCGCCTCACCTTAACGCCCTTAAGCCAGAGTTTGAGGGCCTCCAAATGGATGCCTGCCACGACGCGCAGCGTAAGCAGAGGCAAACCAAGCAAGAGGCCAAGCAGTGCACTGTCATCAAGGGGTCGGCGCTTGCCGACGAAACTTGCGACGATCAGTTTGCTGCCTTGGTCACTTCCGGTCACAGTGAGGCTCACTGCATTGCCAGGAGGCCTCAGTGCAAATTCGTAGTGCATGTCCATGTCCATGAAGGGTGAGACGTAGAGTGCCTTGTGGCAGCTTTGGTGTACGACACCGGCGTCCATATCCGCGCGGATCACATAAAAATGTCGTTCTCCGAAAGTATTGGTCACTTCATAGATCGTTGCCCTGAGGCCGCCATTGCGTGCATAGCAGAACCAAGTCGAAATCGGGTTGAAAACATGGCCCAGAATGCGCGGCATGGTCAGCAGGCGTACCGGGCCGCCATCAAAATCGATCCCCGTCTTCAAGAGCAGCGCCTCCACCTGTTCGCGCAGGTCGCGACCTGTGCGATCGCCATAGTCGTGGTCATGAAATGCAATAAGGTTGAATCGGTTGCGCGAGAACAGCCGCATCCGGCCAGCGAGTCCATCCAGTTCATCCACGTCGAAAAACAGTTGTGCCATACGGTAGCGGAGTCGGTGCGGCTTTGGCCGAAACCGCTGGTGCACAACGATGCCCGTATAGAGGGCCGAACCGATCAAGCGGCCAAACCCAGCGGCGCCATTGAAATGTGAAGCCGGTCCGAAGGGTTGGCGAGCAACCAGGGCCGCCGCGCACCCAGCGCTTCTGCAACGGCTAGCCCTGCCTGCAAGCCGTCTTCATGAAAACCTGCTCCGAAATATGCCCCGCAATACCAGGTGTTGCGATCACCCTGGAGTGGCCAGAGAGCCTTTTGCGCGGCGAGGGCGGCATTGTCGAAGATGGGATGGTCGAAGGCAACGCTGTCGATGACTCTACCTGCCCGCACGGGCTGACGCGGATTGAGCGTGACGATCAACGGGCGGGGATGGTCTATTCCCTGCAGTCGGTTCATCCAGTAGCTGACACAAAGATCGTTCGTTGCGCCGTCCGGTCTGCGGCGACCGAGATAATTCCAGCTCGACCAGGTCTGCCGGCGTTTGGGCATCAGTGCCGGGTCATCATGCAAGACTGCCACATTGCGGCTGTAGCGGAATGCAGACAGGAGCCGACGTTCTGCGTCCGATGAATCGCCAAGCATCGCAAGCG of the Aquisediminimonas profunda genome contains:
- the ettA gene encoding energy-dependent translational throttle protein EttA — its product is MAVQYSYVMKGLTKTFPGAPKPVLNNIHLQFLPGTKIAIIGVNGAGKSTLMKIMAGIDKDYSGEAWAGEGIRVGYLAQEPQLDPSKTVKENVMDGVREVADMMDRFNEISMIMGDPPEDADFDALMEEMGTLQEKIDAVDGWTLDNQLEIAMEALRCPPGEAGVENLSGGERRRVALCRLLLEKPEILLLDEPTNHLDAESVQWLEKHLIDYAGNVILVTHDRYFLDNVVGWVLEIDRGRGIPFEGNYSAWLEAQGKRLEQEDREDQSRQKAIQEELKWIRQSPKARQTKSKARIRAFDELVERQADRRPGAAQILIQIPERLGGKVIEAKNLTKAYGDKLLFEDLSFTLPPGGIVGVIGPNGAGKSTLFKLITGQEQPDGGTIDIGETVRLGYVDQSRDALDPKKNVWEEVSGGNERFYFGKHEVNTRAYVGAFNFKGTDQQKKVGQLSGGERNRVHMAKMLAAGGNVLLLDEPTNDLDVETLRALEEALEEFAGCAVVISHDRFFLDRLATHILAFEGDSHVEWFEGNFDSYEEDKRRRLGDAADRPTRLAYKKLTR
- a CDS encoding DUF1365 domain-containing protein is translated as MIGSALYTGIVVHQRFRPKPHRLRYRMAQLFFDVDELDGLAGRMRLFSRNRFNLIAFHDHDYGDRTGRDLREQVEALLLKTGIDFDGGPVRLLTMPRILGHVFNPISTWFCYARNGGLRATIYEVTNTFGERHFYVIRADMDAGVVHQSCHKALYVSPFMDMDMHYEFALRPPGNAVSLTVTGSDQGSKLIVASFVGKRRPLDDSALLGLLLGLPLLTLRVVAGIHLEALKLWLKGVKVRRHPEPPQTTVTLGR